The sequence cactggtaccacagtctctggaggagtggaaccaacttacattttcggcggttacgccacagccaatcacagagcgtggcgtgatagctAATAGTgaccgacgtatcagatggacgaatcacagccatgttttcaaaaacacgctaccagtctctttgtataagagactgtggtaccagtgctagtaTACAGCCAACACGTGAATGAGGTGCCAGGAATTGTTGTGGTTGTTGCCATGCACCACCTATcagtcacattttttttaaacttctatTTGAACCCACCTGAAGGATCTCAGAAGAGTCTAAGTGATGtaacaagactttttttttttcccatcattgTAAGATGGGCAGTTTTGAGCCTTGGCAGAGGTTCGCCCTTCATATCTTATTCCTGATTCTGACACATCAGCTAATATGAGTGCCGCTAGATGAGTGATGATAGGGAGCATGATGAGGGAATCTGGACTGCTGGTTGTGAAGATGATAAGGCATCAGCTGCACCGTCTTGTTTTGAGTCCGAAGATGTGGAGATAAACCCAGGAAGTGCAGTCTGAAAGTTGTCCACTCCCCAAACGTCATTTGAAGCAGAGATTTGAGGTCATTCACATCACCAAACACCAGCGCCAAGCCACTGAGGTCATTGTTTCTCACGATTTCACCATACTTGCCAGGATAGTTCATCCTCGCCAACTAGATTGGAAACAGGAGATGTGTGTTCAGCATGGAGTAACACGGCTCAGTCCATCTTTTAAGTTTTATGTCAACTCAAGCTTCTTACCTCTTCACACACATCCTCTGCAGTCATATTGATGATGGTGCTCATCGGCAGAGGAGCCAAGTTCCTCATCCAACCAAAATCTCTCAGTCTGGATGTCCCTCTGATCTGAGCCAACTCCTTCCTTATCGAATGGTCCAGGTTAACTGTTGCTTCTTTAAATACTTTCATGTCCTTCACAGTGAACGAAAAGTCAACTTTTAGGAATTTTTCAAACATCTCTGGGTCTCCATCCTGCTCAAGAAGGTCCTCAATCTGTGAGCTCATCACGTAAAGCTCTGCTCTAGACATGCTGAAGATTTCCCATAAGGTCTTTGAATTGTCATCTGTGCTTGCCTGCATGCCGTCAATTTCTTCTCTCTGTTCTTCATCCTCTGCACACTGGATGATCCAACTGAGGCGGCACGGCCAACGATTGGCCAAAACCACCCAGGCTGCGATGCGGTCCGTAAGTGGTAGCTCCTTCTTCAAGGCCTTCATGATTATCACAGTCACTCGAATGGAGTTGATCACTCTTCTCATGGACATAGCATCATCTAAGAGGTAGTCATTTTGCTTCCCTCCAGGGGCAGTCAGGACGCTCTTGACTAAATTCTCTAGTTCTTCCTCTTTCAGTTGTGTCGTTTTTTCTATCAGTGGAGTATCTCTCATACATGCGTTCTCCATTGAAGATTCGTCAAAGGAAGGTGAGGTGTTTTTGCTTCTCCCAGGTCTCCGTTTACATCTTACGACTGTGTCCTCTTTGAATTTGGAACTGTAGGTGAGGCTGTTAAACAAATTACACTTCGATTCACTGCAGAGTGCTGGGATTGTGAAGGCAAGAGTTACGATACGATTCAACAAGGCGTAAcctctgtcctctttgcagaagcaGCCATCAGCAAAGTTCACTTTCTCCACAAGGATGTCGGGGTTGACTGCTAGAATGGAAATGAATGGACTTTCATCATCTGAAAGCAGAATGTTCATTGCATCTAGAACTGCAACAATCTTCTTGGGTGAGCAGCGGTCCAGATTGGTGACTTTCATTATGACTCGAATTCGTCTCCCCTCAAAGACTTCCATAAATTGGATGAAGCGAGACAGAAGCCACATTTCTTTTCTCACTGCATTCATGAAACCAAGTTGGCCACTGACCCGGTCATCGTCCATCCCCTTCTTGATGTTCCGATCTTGGCTGAAGATGAGGTGCTTACTCAACAAAAAAGCAAACCGAGCCATGGTCATCGCTGGCACTCCTAAAGCAGCAATGGCTAAGCCCCCCGCTACACCCACCCGGGCAGTTGTTCCATTTATTCCCATGCTTGTTTTAACTTCAGGCTTGTTAACGTCAGATATTAACATGAACATCACAATGGCTACCAGTGCTGCAAGAAAGAACAGGGGGAGCATCCACAGAGGGCAGCAGCAAACCTTCTTGGACTTCCACTGATTTGGACCATCCTCAATGACCTAATGTATTTTCAAAATGAGAAAGCAGAAAAGAGAAGCAGGTTGGACAGCATTCTTATTTCAAGTGTGAGAGaagtaaaaacaaatgagacCTTCTTTTTGATTTCCTCTTCCTCATTGTGCTGAGTCAAACGGTAAAGCACCAGCTGTAATTTCCCAAAGTTCACCTGCAGGACCTCACAAAGGCGTATGACCAGCCCGGCCCAGAGCAGGTCACTGCCTGCAAAGTGCCAGGCGCTGAAATGCACAAAGATGAATCTGATGTTTTGGTGCTGTTGGTTCTCCTCAGTCCAAATGGGCTTGTAGAAAAGCAGTCGGCCAACAAGCGATAGAAAGCCAGCAAGAGAAGGCTTAACCAAGCGAGGCTTGGATGGTCCACTGTGGTGCTGTTCGATTTTGACAGCCTCCCGATTCATGTACACTGCAGATCAAAATgggtaaaaagaagtcagcaggtttatAGGATACAGGTTTTAAGTTTATTACAACTACTCTTTGTACTTTGATATGCAACAAATTCAGATGTATTTGATAGGACCCAATCCGTGCATGTATCCAATCTGTGTGCACGGATGACCACCTTCGTCTTGTTCTGTTGCCGCTTTCATCAGTACTAAGCATTGGTAGCCACAGTTCAGTTCATCAGCTCACGGCTAATTAACaaagctgacttttttttttggtaacttTTCTGCTAAATGtaagtcagctaacattttttgAATGTataaatggtcaaaaacatttgtaaaccctaaaatcatccatgtttgttcctgttgaaGGTTATACACTTGTCCAATTAACATCGACACAATGTTTGAAGACAACTAACATCACCTGGGAGATGGACAAGCTAGAGTAATTTGATGAATTATTCATTTCTATACCTGCTActgtttaattttatttcttcatttaattatttatgcacATCTTGATCATCTCAGCACACTAAACCTAGTTGGGATCCTCCACGTGTAAACTACATGTTGAATTTTCAGGTTTCGGAGCCCCAAAAAATAAGtcaaagctaaattcatataataaaagttaGTTGTTAGAGGTTAGCAGTAggttcagctaaatgttttagcagtttatcagtttacaaCATGGAAatgagatttattttaaaaacagctgatattttcagtttctCACTTGATATGCAGTTGCTGTATGTGTCGTTTTTCAGGTTTGAACTGatgtatgtacctgtttttaagaaaaaaaaaaagtgccctaatcacttttttctgatgtcaatgataatccaattttttatttttttatgaggCCGAATTGATGTTGCTTCATTTGACAAAAATGTGTCATGTTATGTGGACCATCTCCTTTCAACCTATTTCATACAGAAATGTATTGGACTATTTTATAAACCTTTTCAAAGAAAAGGCAGCAGTTAAACTTGTGGGTGAATAGGATAACATTGCAACAAATGGCAAGTCTGAGTAGGCCTGTAAATCCTTTGCCAACCCCAACTGGCAACATAGTTACCAGTAGAAATGCTAACACACAGCCTGGTTCTGTGTTTTAAAGAGTCTTGAAAAGCCTGTGCAACAGAAGTTTGAACACAATATTCTACATTCTGTTGGTTCCCACACTGTCAGTATATGAAGTACACACAATAGTTTGTACAGCATTCACCATCATTTGTTTATGTGAGTTTGTGtgacactgccatcattgagtccatcatctcctcctccatcaccatctggtacgctgctgccaccaCTAAGGACAGGTGAGGACGTAACAGAGAAGGTGAGTgattgcaatctgccatccctgctGGACCTgtgcacctccagggccctgaggtcaGCAAGGAAgctagtggccgatccctctcaccaaggacacaaacttttttttaccCTCCCCAATGGCAGACAACTGAGGTCCATAAGGACTAaaccctcaagacacaaaaacagcttctttctgtccgcagctagacttataaataatgccagagactgccatttaccctgcccccctacccactcccacaaagtacagagtgGTCATCTCTGTACTGTTCATTTGCATGCCTgaacagccccattccactatatctatttgacagtaaacgtagttttgcccatttgtctatttgactcctttacttctgtaagaagtatttttttttattgttgtttatgcacaaatgacaccagatcaaattccttgtatgtgagaacttacctggcaataaattaaattctgattctgagCATGTTGAGACCTGCTATATTAGAAGATGGATAAATCAGGGTTCCCCCCAACAAAAACTGATGATTGACTGAGggtcccatttacagctggatggactgagacaatgcagatgaagtgtgttgTTCAAGGACATAAACAGGTGGCATGACCAAAAtccaacccaggtctacatacatACAGGTAGTCCAACCATTTGtcccactgatctacctgctctTGTGGACTTAGACAATAATTTTAGGTCCATTTGTTGCAGATGTATCTCTCAGTTCTGCCTACAGACTGGTTGCTGGCTGATAAACTCAAGAGTCAGCAGATAAACACACAGGGCTACTGGGATGCAGATGGTCACACAGGCTGTTTACATACCCTCTATTTGTCTCAGGATCATGTTAATTCGGTCATGACAGGAAGAGTACAGTCCTACGGTGGCAGGTGATGAAACCTTTGTAAGGGACTTGGACAAAGCGTAAGCGTAAATATCATCTGAAAGCagataaaacaaaaacatcagggaCAACTTTTGCATCTTCACTTCCAACAAGTTTGACCAATGCTGTTATGTAGAAAAACTCTGTTCTCACTTTAAGAGATGCACCCTGGAAGGTCACGGTTTGACACCTTGTCCATACCGTGGAAAACCTAAGAGGGCTTGTTGCTTGTAATGAAACAAGATAGTCCATTATTGCACCGTGTTCttgttttaaaaatagattttcaGTATGTTAGAAAACACATTTTTaactccgccaacaaagttgtgCGGAGGTAGTGTTTTTGCTtctgtttgttagtttgtttgtcTGCCGGGGAACAGCCTGGAgcgcacaatttttcatatatcgttatgaaatttttactgaagattcatatcctgataggcaagacatgattcaattttcaaggtcattggTTTAAGatcaaagccaggaaaaatcttggaaaactggaaaaattcaTATCTttgacattgaacaaattttcaaaaattcatgactgtcaaaaaatataaaatttctttcatattttaaaGTGTTATGTAGGAGGgtctcctttattgactgacaaacgtTCATCTAGATCTGATCcaaatgacagattttgtggccatttaaatttaacattgaaaaccccatttaatgtatattttacattatatcttaaacatgcctcaatcactctcatatttaaaagtgaggtgcagactgggactcgctatcacctgacaaagtttaatcaaGGTCTGTTCCTGACTGtatattttgtggacatttgaatttattattgaagacccatttggtgtacattttgcattatatctcaatcaaaagtgtctcaatcactctcattttttgtTACGAATTTacatacaccaccaaaattggatggaggttccaattttatgcctgtttgtctattttaGAGCTATCAGCCAGAACCTAAGTGcctaaaagcaatgacaaattgtgcatagcaaagatcaaatcaattttatttatatagcgccaaatcacaacaaacagctgccccaaggcgctttatattgtaaggcaaagccatacaataattacggaaaaaccccaacggtcaaaatgaccccctgtgagcaagcacttggcgacagtgggaaggaaaaactctcttttaacaggaagaaacctccagcagaaccaggctcagggaggggcagtcttctgctgggactggttggggctgagggagagaaccaggaaaaagacacgctgtggaggggaacagagatcaatcactaatgattaaatgcagagtggtgcatacagagcaaaaagagaaagaaacactcagtgcatcatgggaaccccccagcagtctaagtctatagcagcataactaagggatggttcagggtcacctgatccagtcttaaaagtagagagggtgtctgtctccctgatccgaattgggagctggttccacaggagaggagcctgaaagctgaaggctctgcctcccattctactcttaaaaaccctaggaactacaagtaagcctgcagtctgagagcgaagcgctctattggggtgatatggtacaatgaggtccctaagataagatgggacctgattattcaaaccttataagtaagaagaagaattttaaattctattctagaaataacaggaagccaatgaagagaggccaatatgggtgagatatgctctctccttctagtccccgtcagtactctagctgcagcattttgaattaactgaaggcttttcagggaacttttaggacaacctgataataatgaattacaatagtccagcctagaggaaataaatgcatgaattagtttttcagcatcactctgagacaagacctttctaattttagagatattgtgcaaatgcaaaaaagcagtcctacatatttgtttaatatgcgcattgaatgacatatcatgatcaaaaatgactccaagatttctcacagtattactagaggtcagggtaatgccatccagagtaaggatctggttagacaccatgtttctaagatttgtggggccaagtacaataacttcagttttacctgagtttaaaagcaggaaattagaggtcatccatgtctttatgtctgtaagacaatcctgcagtttagctaattggtgtgtgtcctctggcttcatggatagataaagctgggtatcatctgcgtaacaatgaaaatttaagcaatgctgtctaataatactgcctaagggaagcatgtataaagtgaataaaattggtcctagcacagaaccttgtggaactccataattaaccttagtctgtgaagaagattccccatttacatgaacaaactgtaaagataaccaatgttttgtgaaaataaatggactgcatttatatagcacttttccatctgcatcagacactcaaaatgATCTGAGAAAGTATTCAGAAATTGAAAAAGTTGAATTAAAAAACACCtggcaacaccagaaaaaaacttcaattcaagtgcatgacccaaatacatactcctgacatttgatcacatctaatttatcttatgaaaagctgcttctaaccagtgttgtataaagtactggaaaatcacacttaagtagaagtacagatacccatttaaaaaatgactttggtagaagttcaagtcactgattgaaatgctactcaagtaaaagtcttaaagtatctagtatttattgtacttaagtatgacaagtaatgtacaactaaatgtactcaagtagtgaaagtaaaagtacaagtaaatgttaataatcaaaaacggactgattttttttttttttataaaagcttatctaggcttgtaaatgactggtggtATTATTAgtcaaatactgaaaattgtgcacatcacacaaaaacacttcagaaacaaggtttcaaatcctaaacaagagtaggctactcactaggtgttcacaggaaacagttatttaattctatatgtatttatttattttcattgttacatggttttatcttttctgttgtgttttgtttcattaggttctttttgcctctttctctaaaattgtattgtaacattattagtctgttattattgactattattgtgtattatgtagactattattgttgttgctataaaatatgaataaaaataaatttaaaaaattacaatttgactcttttacgacaatgaacgctgagccattaattatatggaaaacaaatcaacacaaatgtgctgacgcaaacaacttaatgctaactttaacactgaaaatgccatagacatgttaacgcgttagcatcggtcccgtttttaagttataaaatacatctatcaactgtttcagaagaccataacaggtcagtttaacataaaaatattaaatattactcacagacatatgctcttcagggttttagcaggaaaaaattaggataaagcgaaataaaatccacgaatcgtagatcgaagcactgcttcgacctgcgaatcactgcttcgattggttcaaggttcaaagcaaagccgcgctgcagaaaagttgattacagacccactgcaggtctgtaatcaatgtagagaaattatcattttcctgacaaacaccccacaagtGCAAAACTGCAAAAAAAGCATCCCGgatatgcctcatgacaaattggcctgatttcgttgcagtcactagtaattagTGGTGTCTCtaggtgaaaacatgacttttttcgtgtgtgtgtgtgtttgtgtgtggtttttttttgttacgagtaacggcatggcgcatagaaaatgtatcggagtagaagtgtgCAATTAAGgccggaaatgtagtgaagtaaaagtgaaagtaagctgaattaaaaaaaactcaagtaaagtacaaagtctcccaaaacgtacttaagtacagtagtgaagtatttttacttcgttactatacaacactgcttctaacaggactctgaccttgaaaattttttctatGGAAAACatttgtagaattggaaactagcaCTGGCGAAGGTTTTTGTTCTATGaatgcagtgctctagttttcaTTGTGAATTTTGGTATAATTTGATAATCCCTTCTATTTCCCATTCAGATCTTTTCTGTGATCACCAACATTGTGTTAGTCATGTTGCAGGTGTGAGGTTGCCTTTGCAAATGACACATGGTTCAAGTCCGGTATGTTACATCATCAAACTGCACTGCGCACAACATTTCACTCATCAGCAACCACGATCCACATACGCCTGTTTGTCAAGGTTCTAGACCTGGACTTTCCTGGATGCATGTTGGTGCAAGTGAGAATAGGGTTTAAAGGAGAATCTGTTTTGGCAGGTTTATACATTTTGTGAGTTTAAACTATGCACTGTAATCCATGTCTGTGCTGGAGATAGATACTGGATGAAGGATTCTTTGCAACAAATGTGttgaagtaaaaataaataaattcattattgCAACCACCATAACAGAGCAGTGGCCTCAGGACCAGAAAGCGCTGagacggtgcaggttttcattgcaacGACAGACTCCAACAGGGGATTTTACTGATGAACTCAAAGCGGTGTTAATCAGTCTGGTGCCATCTGCAGTTGCATGGGAAACCTGTACCCTCTTCAGGCTTTCTGGAACCGGTCTGAAGCCATGGGATAAGGTTTCATCGTAATACTGAATATGCTTTGTTACTTGTATTACGCTTGTCAGCAGGGTGCTCCTAATGGTATCAGTGGCCGCCTCACCACGTCTTCCGATCAGCTGTACTCACCTTTGACCACAACAGGAGCCTCGCACATGAGTGTATGGCAGACGGTGAACTGGAGGTTCGATTTGTTCGCTCACATGAACAGAAATGACATGATGTAGAGTTAAGCTAAAAAAATAGAACTGCTGCTTCCTGTTCTTTCAGTGTTATGTAAAACACTAAAATACTGTTGCATCTTTTTGGGAAGACAATTTATTGCCCAACGAATTAACAGTATGAAATTGTGatgcatttacaaccccaattccaatgaagttgggacgttgtgtgcaatgtaaataaaaacagaatacaatgatttgcaaatcctcttcaacctatattcagttgaatacaccacaaagacaagatatttaatgttcaaactgataaactttattgtttttgtgtaaatatttgttcattttgaaatggatgcctgcaacacgtttgttTGCAGTTGCGCTTAATTCATGGCACAGAATGTCAGCTCTGATTTTATAtagtttttttgttacattttattcaGATTGTGGTTAACTGTAATTGTGGGCAACTGTATATTTAcccctgtgttacatcacctttccttctaataacactcaataagcgtttgggaactgaggacactaattgttgaagctttgtaggtggaattctttcccattcttgcttgatgtatgacttcagttgttcaaaagtccggggtctccattgtcgtattttgctcttcataatgcgccacacattttcaataggtgacacgtctggactgcaggcaggccagtctaatacccgcactcttttactatgaagccacgccgtTGTAACAGGtgtagaatgtagcttggcattgtcttgctgaaataagcagggacgtccctgaaaaaggcgttgcttggatggcagcatgtgttgcttcaaaacctggatgtacctttcagc comes from Thalassophryne amazonica chromosome 2, fThaAma1.1, whole genome shotgun sequence and encodes:
- the nkpd1 gene encoding NTPase KAP family P-loop domain-containing protein 1 isoform X1, with translation MQKLSLMFLFYLLSDDIYAYALSKSLTKVSSPATVGLYSSCHDRINMILRQIEVYMNREAVKIEQHHSGPSKPRLVKPSLAGFLSLVGRLLFYKPIWTEENQQHQNIRFIFVHFSAWHFAGSDLLWAGLVIRLCEVLQVNFGKLQLVLYRLTQHNEEEEIKKKVIEDGPNQWKSKKVCCCPLWMLPLFFLAALVAIVMFMLISDVNKPEVKTSMGINGTTARVGVAGGLAIAALGVPAMTMARFAFLLSKHLIFSQDRNIKKGMDDDRVSGQLGFMNAVRKEMWLLSRFIQFMEVFEGRRIRVIMKVTNLDRCSPKKIVAVLDAMNILLSDDESPFISILAVNPDILVEKVNFADGCFCKEDRGYALLNRIVTLAFTIPALCSESKCNLFNSLTYSSKFKEDTVVRCKRRPGRSKNTSPSFDESSMENACMRDTPLIEKTTQLKEEELENLVKSVLTAPGGKQNDYLLDDAMSMRRVINSIRVTVIIMKALKKELPLTDRIAAWVVLANRWPCRLSWIIQCAEDEEQREEIDGMQASTDDNSKTLWEIFSMSRAELYVMSSQIEDLLEQDGDPEMFEKFLKVDFSFTVKDMKVFKEATVNLDHSIRKELAQIRGTSRLRDFGWMRNLAPLPMSTIINMTAEDVCEELARMNYPGKYGEIVRNNDLSGLALVFGDVNDLKSLLQMTFGEWTTFRLHFLGLSPHLRTQNKTVQLMPYHLHNQQSRFPHHAPYHHSSSGTHIS
- the nkpd1 gene encoding NTPase KAP family P-loop domain-containing protein 1 isoform X2, encoding MHTKDDIYAYALSKSLTKVSSPATVGLYSSCHDRINMILRQIEVYMNREAVKIEQHHSGPSKPRLVKPSLAGFLSLVGRLLFYKPIWTEENQQHQNIRFIFVHFSAWHFAGSDLLWAGLVIRLCEVLQVNFGKLQLVLYRLTQHNEEEEIKKKVIEDGPNQWKSKKVCCCPLWMLPLFFLAALVAIVMFMLISDVNKPEVKTSMGINGTTARVGVAGGLAIAALGVPAMTMARFAFLLSKHLIFSQDRNIKKGMDDDRVSGQLGFMNAVRKEMWLLSRFIQFMEVFEGRRIRVIMKVTNLDRCSPKKIVAVLDAMNILLSDDESPFISILAVNPDILVEKVNFADGCFCKEDRGYALLNRIVTLAFTIPALCSESKCNLFNSLTYSSKFKEDTVVRCKRRPGRSKNTSPSFDESSMENACMRDTPLIEKTTQLKEEELENLVKSVLTAPGGKQNDYLLDDAMSMRRVINSIRVTVIIMKALKKELPLTDRIAAWVVLANRWPCRLSWIIQCAEDEEQREEIDGMQASTDDNSKTLWEIFSMSRAELYVMSSQIEDLLEQDGDPEMFEKFLKVDFSFTVKDMKVFKEATVNLDHSIRKELAQIRGTSRLRDFGWMRNLAPLPMSTIINMTAEDVCEELARMNYPGKYGEIVRNNDLSGLALVFGDVNDLKSLLQMTFGEWTTFRLHFLGLSPHLRTQNKTVQLMPYHLHNQQSRFPHHAPYHHSSSGTHIS